A window from Leptothermofonsia sichuanensis E412 encodes these proteins:
- a CDS encoding aromatic ring-hydroxylating dioxygenase subunit alpha: MTPTTSNSNTALSMQNGKGEKRNDPVLLNDWYAVTRTQDLQPGSLIKFRLLDIDLVIWRGDDGQVQAWEDRCPHRSVRLSAGNVVGNTLVCSYHGMSYNSAGQCIKVPAHPGYIPPKQACAHTFQVKERYGLIYVCLGEPQQDIVVFPEWNEPAYRCYLTGPYFIRSNGYRAIENFLDVAHFPFLHEGILGDRDRPEIEDYPVVINDDGVFASNIRVWQPDPYGTGQGDYVIYDYWAFRPLTAYLRKYSPTGECLTLLYNVTPVSEEECVGWMLGSLNYAHDISDQAIRAFQDEIVFQDLDNLESHTPKKLPLDSQVEFHVPSDRSSLMYRKWLKQLGITYGIL; the protein is encoded by the coding sequence ATGACTCCAACGACTTCTAATTCCAATACCGCTCTATCCATGCAGAATGGTAAGGGTGAAAAAAGGAATGATCCGGTTTTGCTCAACGACTGGTACGCCGTTACCAGAACACAGGATTTGCAACCGGGATCATTAATAAAATTTCGATTGTTGGATATAGACCTGGTGATCTGGCGTGGAGACGATGGACAGGTGCAGGCCTGGGAGGATCGTTGCCCGCACCGCAGTGTGCGTCTGTCAGCGGGCAACGTGGTCGGGAATACCCTGGTTTGCTCCTACCATGGCATGTCCTACAACTCGGCAGGGCAGTGTATAAAGGTACCCGCCCATCCGGGTTACATCCCACCGAAACAAGCCTGTGCCCACACCTTTCAAGTGAAAGAGCGCTATGGGCTGATTTATGTCTGTCTGGGCGAACCCCAGCAGGACATCGTGGTATTTCCAGAGTGGAATGAACCAGCCTATCGCTGCTATTTAACAGGACCCTATTTCATCCGTTCCAATGGCTATCGAGCGATTGAAAACTTTCTGGATGTGGCTCACTTCCCATTTCTGCATGAGGGCATTCTGGGCGATCGAGACAGGCCAGAAATTGAGGACTACCCGGTAGTGATTAACGATGACGGCGTATTTGCCAGCAATATCCGCGTCTGGCAGCCTGATCCCTACGGTACTGGTCAGGGGGACTATGTTATCTATGATTACTGGGCATTTCGTCCATTAACCGCCTATTTGCGCAAGTATAGTCCTACCGGGGAATGCCTTACGTTGCTTTACAATGTGACCCCTGTGAGCGAGGAGGAATGCGTTGGCTGGATGCTGGGTTCCCTCAATTATGCCCACGACATTTCAGATCAGGCGATCCGGGCATTTCAGGATGAAATTGTTTTCCAGGATTTAGATAACCTGGAATCTCACACCCCCAAGAAACTACCCCTGGACTCACAGGTAGAGTTTCACGTACCGAGCGATCGCTCCTCGTTGATGTACCGCAAGTGGCTAAAACAATTGGGGATTACCTATGGCATCCTGTAG
- a CDS encoding TIGR04376 family protein: MGIFDDFSRFLEDRLDEYLRNNPHLELMVLEEKLREQEEETLNLMTDLRRQEKQMQDEILALAREIQLWHARIEKAKAANRLDLAEPAEAHEANLLRQGNQKWGQMEMLKERIQQTQELQRKVETRRKEVQAKVAAAQKARTTDQTTPGWSSPSWNQTPSGNLNSLEQQFRRWEAEEELDQLRRSMGK; encoded by the coding sequence ATGGGCATTTTTGATGACTTCAGCCGCTTTTTAGAAGATCGGCTTGATGAGTATCTGCGAAACAATCCACACCTGGAATTGATGGTGTTGGAGGAGAAACTGCGGGAACAGGAGGAAGAAACCCTCAATCTGATGACGGATCTACGGCGTCAGGAAAAGCAAATGCAGGATGAGATTCTGGCGCTGGCAAGAGAAATTCAGCTCTGGCACGCCCGGATTGAGAAGGCAAAGGCAGCTAATCGGCTTGATCTGGCAGAACCTGCGGAAGCACATGAAGCAAATCTGTTGCGGCAGGGCAATCAGAAGTGGGGGCAGATGGAAATGCTGAAGGAGCGCATCCAGCAGACTCAGGAGTTGCAGCGAAAAGTAGAAACCCGCCGCAAGGAAGTTCAGGCAAAAGTGGCAGCGGCCCAGAAGGCACGCACCACTGACCAAACCACTCCAGGCTGGTCATCTCCAAGCTGGAATCAAACACCCAGTGGAAATCTTAATTCCCTGGAGCAGCAGTTCAGGCGCTGGGAAGCAGAGGAAGAATTAGACCAACTGAGACGCAGTATGGGCAAGTGA
- a CDS encoding ComEC/Rec2 family competence protein, whose product MGLAYGIIGCLAYILGLLSTGVAWGGWVVLGLGVICALVIPRYWRMAPRSRVWLIAGVIGLGASLYFQSRVPQPASNDISNLIPVRGNRQELVVNVQGRVESLPRLTRSQKAQFWLRVQTVVRQGKVAGDGGQPLAGKLYVTVSSLQATGIHPGQRISVEGSLYKPQPATNPGGFDFARYLAQEGCFAGLRGRQIEPLEKSAGWGWWMIQQRIVRSHMRWLGSPEAPLVSSMVLGSRGVDLPYDLKDKFTQVGLAHALAASGFHTSLILGVVLTLTRRFSERTRFVLGTLALIIFVGLTGLQPSVLRAALMGFGGLVALLLRRKIKPLGALLVVATLLLIYNPLWIWNLGFQFSFLATVGLIVTVPPLTKWLDWMPSAIAPLVAVPIAAYLWTLPLQLYTFGVLSPYSILVNLVATPLISMLSLGGMVSALAAVIWSPAGSALAWLLKYPAQGLIAIVDGFSQLPGNAYAVGTISALTAIALYALIGLTWLQPWWRQRCWLALLLGLGLIVIPAWQARASLFRVTVLATTGQPVMVIQQGWHTALVGASNESTIRVSTLPFLQKEGVNQVQGAVFTQTQPLLPAGKIGNQIPVKQLYTPSVRSKNSPQTSPVRLEQESIPTHQFARIGGIQFRQLNREPTVLEMQIGNQIWLWFDGASPEQQEALLATGTLPKVQVLRWDGRVLNPKLIAALQPKVAIATGRSVAPDTAGQLQQRAIQLFWTGRDGAIQWTPTDGFKTMLAAKDNRPSPL is encoded by the coding sequence ATGGGGCTGGCGTATGGAATTATTGGCTGCCTGGCATATATTTTGGGATTGTTGTCTACAGGAGTGGCATGGGGTGGATGGGTTGTTCTGGGGTTGGGAGTAATTTGTGCTCTGGTGATTCCTCGCTATTGGAGGATGGCACCTCGTTCAAGGGTGTGGCTGATAGCAGGTGTGATTGGATTGGGGGCAAGTCTGTACTTTCAGAGCAGAGTTCCTCAGCCGGCAAGTAACGATATCAGTAACCTGATTCCTGTGAGAGGAAATAGGCAGGAACTAGTCGTCAACGTTCAGGGACGGGTAGAAAGTTTGCCCCGTTTGACCCGCAGCCAGAAAGCTCAGTTCTGGTTACGGGTGCAAACGGTTGTAAGACAAGGAAAGGTAGCAGGAGATGGGGGTCAGCCCCTGGCAGGCAAGCTTTATGTAACCGTTTCCAGTTTGCAGGCGACTGGCATCCATCCCGGACAGCGGATAAGCGTGGAGGGTTCTCTTTACAAACCGCAGCCTGCGACCAACCCTGGTGGATTCGATTTTGCCAGGTACCTGGCACAGGAAGGTTGTTTTGCTGGACTGCGAGGAAGACAGATTGAGCCATTGGAAAAATCTGCGGGTTGGGGTTGGTGGATGATACAGCAGCGGATTGTGCGATCGCATATGCGCTGGTTAGGCAGCCCTGAAGCTCCCCTGGTTAGCTCGATGGTACTGGGTAGTCGGGGAGTAGATCTGCCCTATGACTTAAAGGATAAATTTACCCAGGTTGGATTGGCTCATGCGCTGGCAGCCTCCGGGTTTCATACCTCCCTGATTTTGGGTGTGGTGCTTACCCTGACGCGCCGTTTTTCGGAACGTACCCGGTTTGTCCTGGGCACACTGGCTTTAATCATTTTTGTTGGACTGACGGGATTGCAACCTTCGGTCTTGCGAGCTGCCTTAATGGGATTCGGTGGACTGGTGGCCTTGCTGCTCCGGCGCAAGATCAAACCTCTGGGAGCACTTCTGGTTGTTGCTACTCTGTTGCTGATTTACAATCCACTCTGGATCTGGAACCTGGGGTTTCAATTCAGCTTTTTGGCAACTGTGGGGCTGATCGTGACGGTGCCTCCACTGACCAAATGGTTAGACTGGATGCCTAGCGCCATCGCTCCCCTGGTTGCAGTGCCAATCGCTGCCTACCTGTGGACCCTCCCGCTCCAGCTCTACACGTTTGGGGTGCTGTCGCCTTACAGTATTTTGGTTAACCTGGTGGCCACCCCTCTTATTTCAATGCTGAGTCTGGGTGGGATGGTGAGTGCACTGGCGGCTGTGATCTGGTCCCCGGCAGGGAGCGCTCTGGCATGGTTGTTGAAGTATCCGGCTCAGGGGCTAATCGCAATTGTTGATGGGTTCAGCCAGTTACCTGGAAATGCCTATGCTGTGGGAACTATTTCAGCCCTGACGGCGATCGCACTTTATGCCCTGATAGGACTAACCTGGCTACAGCCCTGGTGGCGGCAACGGTGCTGGCTGGCGCTATTGTTGGGACTGGGACTGATTGTAATTCCTGCATGGCAGGCAAGGGCGTCCCTATTCCGGGTCACGGTGCTGGCAACCACCGGGCAACCTGTGATGGTAATTCAGCAGGGATGGCACACCGCTCTGGTGGGCGCAAGCAATGAATCGACTATCCGCGTCAGCACGCTGCCGTTTTTACAAAAGGAAGGGGTCAATCAAGTGCAGGGAGCTGTGTTTACTCAGACTCAACCCCTCTTACCAGCAGGCAAGATTGGGAACCAAATACCAGTCAAACAACTCTATACCCCGTCAGTTCGTTCAAAGAATTCACCTCAGACCTCACCTGTCCGATTGGAGCAAGAGTCGATCCCTACCCACCAGTTTGCCCGAATTGGAGGAATCCAATTTCGCCAGCTTAATCGAGAACCTACCGTGCTTGAGATGCAGATAGGAAACCAGATATGGCTCTGGTTTGATGGAGCTTCACCAGAGCAACAGGAGGCATTGTTAGCCACAGGGACCCTGCCCAAAGTTCAGGTTCTCAGATGGGATGGTAGGGTGCTCAATCCAAAGTTGATCGCAGCCTTGCAGCCGAAAGTGGCGATCGCAACTGGCAGAAGCGTTGCTCCTGATACCGCCGGTCAACTTCAGCAGCGAGCGATTCAACTCTTTTGGACGGGACGGGATGGGGCAATTCAGTGGACACCAACCGATGGATTCAAAACAATGCTTGCAGCTAAAGACAATCGCCCATCCCCCCTGTAA
- a CDS encoding GumC domain-containing protein, translating to MTNEYPPISPATPAVSANRERKLRYLALALAANLSIWSVVLFLLKDAPRVYASQWSVMFLGKTPKPGVDAGSADNGTLTFAGNPSDPKATYQVIATTELVRKTAAAKLGMTTEQFGKPDVEVIPGTELMHFTMTGSTREEARKKAYALNEAFQDRLHQLRMQQAEMQEAEFENSLGIAKKRLEAAQFRLSDYKVRAGLASKDQIDELASNIETLRRLRAEAAAQQQDASIRSRQLATDLNLSSHQAANAFTLRSDSLFQQYLREYNAATTTLTNVSTKFGPNHPVVLRESARQSAAQTALLERGAALLGQPVDMAAIARLNLSGDSQATTPRESLFKDVVTNNLERQGLAARILELDRQLYQLEQRLNILAQRNSTLDALNRDMQIAEAVFSAQLKELNAGNLNILDFYPPVQMIADPTLPEQGRIPRQKPYLISAAIASLVSTAALLLLYLRKIPPGRKWL from the coding sequence ATGACGAATGAGTATCCTCCCATTTCGCCCGCTACCCCGGCAGTCTCGGCTAACCGAGAGCGGAAACTACGCTATTTGGCGTTGGCGCTGGCAGCCAATCTTTCAATCTGGAGTGTAGTTCTCTTTTTGTTGAAGGACGCTCCTCGTGTCTACGCCAGCCAGTGGTCTGTCATGTTTTTGGGCAAAACTCCTAAGCCAGGGGTTGATGCTGGTTCGGCTGACAACGGAACCCTCACCTTCGCGGGTAATCCTTCTGATCCCAAAGCTACCTACCAGGTTATTGCAACAACCGAATTGGTTCGAAAAACAGCCGCAGCCAAGCTGGGCATGACCACTGAGCAATTTGGTAAGCCTGACGTGGAAGTAATTCCGGGTACTGAGCTGATGCACTTTACAATGACAGGCTCTACCCGTGAGGAAGCTCGGAAAAAGGCTTATGCCCTTAATGAAGCGTTTCAGGATCGGTTGCACCAGTTGAGGATGCAACAGGCAGAAATGCAGGAAGCTGAGTTTGAAAATTCCCTCGGCATCGCTAAAAAACGCCTGGAGGCTGCCCAATTTCGTCTTTCTGACTACAAGGTACGAGCTGGATTGGCTTCTAAGGATCAGATTGATGAGCTTGCCAGCAATATTGAAACCTTGAGACGACTGCGGGCAGAGGCGGCTGCCCAACAGCAGGACGCCAGCATTCGGTCGAGGCAACTGGCGACGGATTTAAATTTGTCTTCTCACCAGGCAGCGAATGCCTTTACCTTACGGTCGGATTCCCTGTTTCAGCAATATCTACGGGAATACAACGCGGCAACAACCACTCTGACCAACGTTTCAACCAAATTTGGTCCAAACCATCCGGTTGTTTTACGGGAGTCTGCCCGTCAGTCAGCCGCGCAAACAGCTTTATTGGAGCGGGGAGCCGCTTTGCTGGGACAACCAGTAGATATGGCTGCGATCGCCCGCCTGAACCTGTCGGGTGATTCGCAGGCAACGACTCCCCGTGAAAGCTTGTTTAAGGATGTGGTCACTAACAATTTGGAACGCCAGGGACTAGCTGCTCGTATTTTAGAACTCGATCGCCAGCTCTATCAGTTAGAACAGCGCCTCAACATTCTGGCACAGCGAAATTCGACGCTTGATGCCTTGAATCGGGACATGCAAATTGCAGAAGCTGTGTTCTCTGCCCAGTTAAAAGAGTTGAATGCAGGCAATCTGAATATTTTAGATTTTTATCCGCCCGTTCAGATGATTGCCGATCCAACTTTGCCAGAGCAGGGGAGGATTCCCCGGCAAAAACCCTACTTGATCAGTGCTGCGATCGCGTCTCTGGTGAGTACGGCTGCTTTGCTCCTACTCTACCTGCGTAAAATTCCTCCAGGAAGAAAATGGTTGTAG
- a CDS encoding GlsB/YeaQ/YmgE family stress response membrane protein, with protein MNILAWIVLGLLAGAIAKAIYPGRQGGGILGTLILGIIGAFVGGSVWTLLTEGTLAITATGLSVGGVVLAVLGAIIALFIYYAITRRGTSY; from the coding sequence ATGAATATTCTTGCCTGGATCGTCTTGGGTTTGCTGGCAGGGGCAATTGCAAAAGCAATCTATCCTGGTCGTCAGGGTGGTGGTATTCTGGGCACTCTGATCTTGGGAATTATTGGGGCATTTGTGGGTGGTTCAGTTTGGACTCTTCTGACGGAGGGGACCCTTGCCATCACAGCAACTGGCTTGAGCGTGGGTGGTGTTGTGCTGGCTGTGCTGGGTGCCATTATTGCGCTGTTCATTTACTACGCCATCACTCGTCGTGGCACTTCCTACTAA
- a CDS encoding iron uptake porin, with the protein MVKKNLPVITINHSPVLASAVLGFLMAGSPVVAQTVSDTDAQAQSSSVHISQVSVAPAIADASLAEPVNSTANLLAADTGNHLDGMDQVTSVSQLTDVQPTDWAFQALQSLVERYGCIVGYPDRTFRGNRALSRYEFAAGLNACMDRINELIAAGTADLARKEDLVALQKLQEEFAAELAVLRGRVDALEVRTATLEKQQFSTTTKLFGQVILGVQGRDEAKVDLAGFRFSDDSDQINVITNVQLSLYTQFSERSLLLTGLQAGLGRSFGDQLLTNDVLLGYEGDTGGRVQISDLTYRHLIGNNFAVVAGAAGVNMVNVFRGANRVESAGFGPISRFAQRNPILNIGGDGAGAGFDWQITPAISLQGVYTSNRASDPANGGLFGGQNGATTVGAQLTINAFNTVDIALNYVNAYSPSGFLGTSVGDDQLALPNPFSLRAPIKTNAFGGTVAWRVASWLTVGGWVGYTTSDLKGFGGSVETLNWMGFLNFPDLGGAGNLGAIYVGQPPRIISSDLPAGRNVPSFVTGGDLSAGPGDQPGRTTHVEAFYRLRLTDNISLTPGFIVIFNPRHNDNNDTIKIGVLRTTFTF; encoded by the coding sequence ATGGTTAAGAAAAATTTACCTGTAATTACCATTAATCATTCCCCAGTGCTGGCATCTGCAGTACTGGGGTTTTTAATGGCAGGTAGTCCGGTAGTTGCTCAGACCGTTTCTGATACAGACGCTCAAGCTCAGTCTTCGTCAGTCCACATTTCTCAGGTTTCTGTTGCGCCAGCGATCGCTGATGCCAGCCTGGCAGAACCCGTCAACAGCACAGCAAACCTGCTGGCTGCCGACACGGGCAATCATCTGGACGGCATGGATCAGGTCACTTCCGTTTCCCAACTCACAGATGTTCAACCAACCGATTGGGCATTCCAGGCACTGCAATCCCTGGTGGAACGCTATGGTTGCATTGTGGGCTATCCCGATAGAACATTTCGGGGCAACCGTGCCCTCAGCCGGTATGAGTTCGCCGCCGGGTTGAATGCCTGTATGGATCGAATCAACGAACTAATTGCGGCTGGAACGGCTGATCTGGCAAGAAAGGAAGACCTGGTCGCTTTACAAAAACTTCAAGAAGAATTTGCTGCCGAACTGGCAGTTTTACGGGGACGGGTGGATGCGCTGGAAGTCCGTACCGCCACCCTCGAAAAACAGCAGTTCTCAACAACCACAAAACTCTTTGGTCAGGTGATTCTTGGAGTTCAGGGACGGGATGAGGCAAAGGTTGACCTGGCAGGGTTCCGATTCAGTGATGACTCTGATCAGATCAATGTGATTACTAACGTTCAATTAAGTTTGTACACTCAGTTTAGCGAGCGTAGCCTCTTACTAACAGGGCTTCAGGCTGGATTGGGCAGAAGCTTTGGCGATCAACTTTTAACCAATGATGTCCTGTTGGGCTATGAGGGAGACACCGGGGGACGAGTCCAGATCAGTGACCTTACCTATCGTCACCTGATTGGCAACAACTTCGCTGTGGTTGCCGGGGCAGCGGGTGTCAACATGGTGAACGTCTTTCGGGGGGCAAACCGGGTCGAGAGTGCCGGGTTTGGTCCCATCTCGCGCTTTGCCCAGCGCAACCCGATTCTAAATATTGGCGGAGATGGTGCCGGGGCTGGCTTTGACTGGCAGATTACCCCAGCCATCTCCCTGCAAGGGGTTTACACCTCTAACCGGGCATCCGATCCTGCCAATGGGGGGTTGTTCGGTGGACAAAATGGGGCGACGACGGTCGGTGCTCAGTTGACAATTAATGCCTTTAACACCGTTGACATTGCCCTCAACTATGTCAACGCCTATTCTCCCTCAGGCTTTTTGGGAACCAGTGTTGGGGATGATCAACTGGCACTCCCCAACCCTTTCAGCCTGCGTGCGCCGATTAAAACCAATGCCTTTGGTGGAACGGTTGCCTGGAGGGTTGCGTCCTGGCTGACGGTGGGGGGTTGGGTTGGCTACACCACATCTGATTTGAAAGGGTTTGGAGGGAGTGTAGAAACTCTCAACTGGATGGGCTTTCTTAACTTCCCTGACCTGGGAGGGGCCGGGAACCTGGGTGCCATCTATGTGGGGCAACCTCCGCGCATCATCAGCAGTGACCTGCCTGCCGGTAGAAATGTCCCCAGTTTTGTGACTGGGGGTGACCTCTCTGCTGGGCCTGGTGATCAGCCTGGTCGAACCACCCATGTTGAGGCATTCTATCGTCTCCGCCTGACGGATAATATCAGTCTCACGCCTGGGTTTATTGTCATCTTTAACCCCAGACACAATGACAATAACGACACCATTAAAATTGGCGTTCTCCGTACAACCTTCACCTTCTAA
- a CDS encoding BMP family protein: MNFANASRCLKFAVLGFALVIPITVLTSGCGPQQPPQTNTSPTPGEAASTPVGKQGRLAVVLPGLPNDQSWDQAAYEAAQALKAKGVEVAIAESVSPADAPRILRQFADSGYTTIIAHSFNFQDAVFQVAKDYPNINFAWAGGIKKTGSNVADYDQPFYQGAYMVGLVAAKLSKTGKLGAIYGFDIPVCHAMGEAMLAGAKTTRPNVQLVASAAGDWYDPTKAREAAIAQADTGVDFWIGCGIGPVLGAIQAANTKGGYVTSYVGDMSSQGPKVVAANLIWNMEPLFSKMLEDTASGTFANKYYEMAVPEGVIRVDIPPAFKDKVGADTIQAIEKTRSQIASGELKVPFVPK, translated from the coding sequence ATGAATTTTGCGAATGCTTCCAGATGCTTGAAATTTGCCGTTCTCGGTTTTGCCCTGGTTATCCCCATCACGGTCCTGACCTCCGGCTGTGGTCCCCAACAGCCGCCTCAAACAAATACCTCACCAACTCCGGGTGAAGCAGCTTCGACGCCCGTCGGCAAACAGGGGCGGCTGGCTGTTGTCCTGCCAGGGCTTCCCAATGATCAGTCCTGGGATCAGGCCGCCTATGAAGCGGCCCAGGCATTGAAGGCAAAAGGGGTGGAGGTGGCGATCGCGGAATCCGTTTCACCGGCAGATGCCCCCAGAATCCTGCGGCAATTTGCGGATTCCGGGTACACCACCATCATTGCCCACTCGTTTAACTTCCAGGATGCAGTTTTTCAGGTGGCGAAAGACTATCCCAATATCAACTTTGCCTGGGCGGGCGGGATCAAAAAAACAGGATCAAATGTCGCAGATTACGACCAGCCCTTTTACCAGGGCGCTTACATGGTGGGGCTGGTTGCCGCAAAACTGAGCAAAACGGGCAAGTTGGGAGCGATTTATGGCTTTGATATTCCCGTCTGTCACGCGATGGGAGAAGCGATGTTAGCGGGTGCTAAAACCACTCGCCCCAATGTCCAACTGGTCGCTTCGGCAGCCGGGGACTGGTATGATCCAACGAAGGCCAGGGAAGCTGCGATCGCCCAGGCTGATACTGGCGTGGATTTCTGGATTGGCTGTGGTATCGGTCCAGTGTTGGGTGCGATTCAGGCGGCTAACACCAAAGGGGGCTACGTCACGAGTTATGTGGGGGATATGTCTTCCCAGGGACCTAAAGTAGTGGCGGCAAACTTGATCTGGAACATGGAACCTCTTTTCAGCAAAATGCTGGAAGACACCGCCTCAGGAACCTTTGCGAATAAATATTATGAAATGGCAGTCCCTGAAGGCGTGATTCGGGTGGACATTCCACCTGCGTTCAAAGACAAAGTTGGTGCAGATACCATTCAGGCGATCGAAAAAACCCGCAGCCAGATCGCCTCTGGTGAACTGAAGGTGCCATTTGTACCAAAGTAA
- a CDS encoding polysaccharide biosynthesis/export family protein gives MLANRFTISMLLGAVVSASAVFPGLTLPLSPGDRVRMFTPLDDELPADSRFRLSGLYEVNLDGTLQIPFLPPQPVVGLDVSQVEKNLAEALVKQGYFRPEFLALSVRVAHWAPVQVTVSGEVFRPGRVLVNDGAEKSGESAPGEFGATITGDNPPGRYLTAAIRQAGGLKPTADIRQVRLVRKKQERVVDLSGVITGQPVPDIPLVAGDQVVVPAGAIAQSELVRPSQLTPHEIPVLLSNLTVPHMPNQGKGGQIVKLEYGTRLSQVVVAAGCAGGTRSTNARRKVALIRTDRLTGATAAMDRPVERLLNHASNDQENPFLMPQDGVVCYDSRITNIASILRSVGTLFSPFFLIPGLLRHDE, from the coding sequence ATGCTGGCTAACAGATTTACCATCTCAATGCTTCTGGGGGCAGTGGTTTCAGCGAGTGCGGTGTTTCCCGGTTTGACTCTGCCACTTTCGCCGGGCGATCGCGTCCGGATGTTCACCCCTTTAGACGATGAACTGCCTGCTGACAGCCGTTTTCGTCTCAGTGGTCTGTATGAAGTTAACCTGGACGGAACACTGCAAATTCCATTTTTACCCCCCCAACCTGTGGTCGGACTCGACGTCTCCCAGGTGGAAAAGAATCTGGCTGAAGCGCTGGTCAAGCAAGGCTATTTCCGGCCTGAGTTTTTGGCACTGAGTGTCAGGGTTGCTCACTGGGCACCCGTTCAGGTTACGGTGTCTGGGGAGGTGTTTCGTCCCGGTCGGGTGCTGGTCAACGATGGGGCAGAAAAAAGTGGAGAGTCTGCCCCAGGAGAATTCGGGGCAACGATCACAGGCGATAATCCGCCAGGACGTTATCTGACAGCCGCGATCCGGCAGGCGGGTGGACTGAAGCCCACTGCTGACATTCGCCAGGTGCGTCTGGTGCGTAAAAAGCAAGAGCGCGTGGTTGACCTGTCGGGAGTAATCACCGGGCAGCCTGTTCCAGATATTCCCCTGGTTGCAGGTGATCAGGTGGTGGTGCCAGCCGGGGCGATCGCCCAGAGTGAGCTGGTCCGTCCCTCTCAGTTAACCCCCCATGAAATTCCTGTTCTGTTGTCGAATCTGACAGTTCCTCACATGCCCAACCAGGGTAAGGGTGGGCAAATTGTGAAACTGGAGTACGGCACTCGTCTTTCCCAGGTTGTCGTTGCTGCTGGCTGTGCTGGAGGGACCCGGTCTACGAATGCCCGCCGCAAGGTTGCCCTGATTCGGACTGACCGGCTGACGGGTGCAACTGCCGCGATGGATCGTCCTGTGGAACGGTTGCTGAACCATGCCTCCAACGATCAGGAAAACCCATTTCTCATGCCCCAGGATGGGGTCGTTTGTTACGATTCAAGAATTACCAACATTGCCAGCATTCTCCGCTCTGTTGGTACCCTTTTTAGCCCATTCTTCCTGATTCCGGGATTGTTGAGGCATGACGAATGA
- a CDS encoding pyroglutamyl-peptidase I family protein gives MARKILLTSFDVWMPHQVSNSSDDLLAEMLSQKRLPDHTYCLRKLPVDFEQAPAQVISTINLLQPDVIVCCGMAESRTVLTVESNGCYGGETLKTTINLAKLVKPLMATQVSDDAGQFVCNFLYYSILKYLGQNPMNSRCLFVHVPRSIQAIKL, from the coding sequence ATGGCAAGAAAAATTCTTTTGACATCCTTTGATGTCTGGATGCCCCATCAGGTCTCTAACTCGTCTGATGATCTGCTGGCAGAAATGCTAAGTCAAAAGCGACTGCCCGACCACACCTATTGTCTCCGAAAGTTACCTGTAGATTTTGAGCAGGCTCCTGCACAAGTTATTTCTACCATCAATCTCTTGCAGCCAGATGTAATTGTCTGCTGTGGGATGGCGGAGTCGCGCACGGTATTAACCGTAGAATCCAACGGTTGCTATGGAGGAGAAACTCTCAAAACAACCATCAATCTTGCAAAATTAGTGAAGCCTCTAATGGCGACTCAGGTGAGCGATGATGCCGGACAATTTGTCTGTAATTTTCTTTATTACTCAATTTTAAAGTATCTTGGTCAGAATCCAATGAATAGCCGCTGTCTCTTTGTTCATGTCCCCCGCTCAATCCAGGCAATCAAACTTTGA